A window from Pseudomonas alloputida encodes these proteins:
- a CDS encoding aspartate aminotransferase family protein produces the protein MNAPFAPQRQTRDYQAADAAHHIHAFLDQKALNAEGPRVIVGGERLHLWDSEGKRYLDGMSGLWCTQLGYGRRDLTAAAATQMDQLAYYNMFFHTTHPAVIELSELLFSLLPGHYSHAIYTNSGSEANEVLIRTVRRYWQVVGQPGKKIMIGRWNGYHGSTLAATALGGMKFMHDMGGLIPDVAHIDEPYWYAEGGELTPAEFGRRCALQLEEKILELGAENVAGFIAEPFQGAGGMIFPPESYWPEIQRICRQYDVLLCADEVIGGFGRTGEWFAHEYFGFEPDTLSIAKGLTSGYVPMGGLVLSKRIAEALVERGGVFAHGLTYSGHPVAAAVAIANLKALRDEGIVRQVKDDTGPYLQRILREVFADHPLIGQVQGAGLVAALQFAEHKPTRKRFANENDLAWQCRTFGFEEGVIIRSTLGRMIMAPALIANHSELDELVEKTRIAVDRTARLVGKL, from the coding sequence ATGAACGCGCCTTTCGCCCCGCAACGCCAGACCCGTGACTACCAGGCAGCCGATGCCGCCCACCACATTCATGCCTTCCTCGACCAGAAGGCGCTGAACGCCGAAGGGCCGCGGGTGATCGTCGGTGGCGAACGCCTGCACCTGTGGGACAGCGAGGGCAAGCGTTACCTGGATGGCATGTCCGGCCTGTGGTGCACCCAGCTCGGTTATGGCCGTCGTGACCTGACGGCCGCCGCGGCCACGCAGATGGATCAGCTGGCCTACTACAACATGTTTTTCCACACCACCCACCCGGCGGTGATCGAACTGTCCGAGTTGCTGTTCAGCCTGCTGCCGGGGCACTACAGCCACGCGATCTACACCAACTCCGGCTCCGAGGCCAACGAGGTACTGATCCGCACCGTGCGCCGCTACTGGCAGGTGGTTGGCCAGCCAGGCAAGAAAATCATGATCGGCCGCTGGAACGGCTACCACGGCTCGACCCTGGCGGCCACGGCGCTGGGTGGGATGAAGTTCATGCACGACATGGGCGGGTTGATTCCGGATGTGGCACACATCGACGAACCCTACTGGTACGCCGAGGGCGGTGAACTGACTCCGGCCGAGTTCGGCCGCCGCTGCGCCCTGCAGCTGGAGGAAAAAATCCTCGAACTGGGTGCCGAGAACGTTGCCGGCTTCATTGCCGAACCCTTCCAGGGGGCCGGCGGCATGATCTTCCCGCCGGAAAGCTACTGGCCGGAAATCCAGCGTATCTGCCGCCAGTACGACGTGCTGCTGTGCGCCGATGAGGTGATCGGTGGCTTTGGCCGCACCGGCGAATGGTTCGCCCATGAATACTTCGGCTTCGAGCCCGACACCTTGTCGATTGCCAAGGGCCTGACCAGCGGCTATGTGCCCATGGGCGGCCTGGTGCTGAGCAAGCGCATTGCCGAGGCGTTGGTGGAGCGCGGCGGGGTATTTGCCCACGGCCTGACCTATTCCGGCCACCCGGTGGCGGCGGCAGTGGCCATCGCCAACCTGAAGGCGCTGCGTGACGAAGGCATCGTGCGCCAGGTGAAGGACGACACGGGGCCGTACCTGCAGCGCATCCTGCGGGAAGTGTTTGCCGACCACCCATTGATCGGCCAGGTGCAAGGGGCCGGGCTGGTGGCGGCGCTGCAGTTCGCCGAGCACAAGCCGACGCGCAAGCGCTTTGCCAACGAGAACGACCTGGCCTGGCAGTGCCGCACCTTTGGTTTCGAGGAAGGGGTGATCATTCGCTCGACCCTGGGCCGGATGATCATGGCCCCGGCCTTGATCGCCAACCACAGCGAGCTGGATGAGCTGGTGGAGAAGACCCGGATAGCCGTAGACCGCACGGCGCGGCTGGTCGGCAAGCTGTAA
- a CDS encoding TonB-dependent receptor has protein sequence MSIRTLHTLSSPALALPALPRTPLAHAVFIGLALGSCTLAPIAAHADAANPHEAAEEKPAPPELPATLIDAQASAADPLPPVYAGGQVATGGRVGLLGNKDFMETPFSTVSYTDTYIQDLQARDITDVIAATDPSVFSNGLTGTYSENYSIRGFQTSVSDMTIDGLFGMAPYYRASPEMYERIEVLKGPSALLNGMPPGGSVGGIVNLIPKRAGDTPLTRLTATYASDAQLGGHVDVGRRFGEGNQFGVRFNGMYRDGDTAIDDQRQRNVLSSLALDWRGERGKLSLDLFDTDDHISGQNRGMGLAAGVPVPKPPKNDTLLNPDWAYVETKDKGVILRGEYELNDQLLAYGAVGTSKTDYRYSGALTATVNNSAGDFTTAMGQLQMEIHKTSAEVGLRGHFDTFGINHQWSVNATQYSDTQKDFGRRAAGSNWTTNIYNPVWGPKVSEAWPLIAHTENDLKSYGIADTLSVLDDRVQLTLGVRRQEVVTDTYNTNTGARNKPGYDTHATTPAGAILFKLTDELSLYANYIEGLSKGAAAPITAANYGDVFAPYKSKQKEIGLKLDLGTFSHTLALYEIKRPGSYTDPVTNIFSFGGEQRNRGVEWSFFGAPLPDVRLMGGVAYVDPKLTKTAGGANDGKTATAYPKVQGKLGMEWDIPGLDGLTLTGNVTSQSKQYINAENSLSIPGYTIFDVGARFVTQVANKPVTLRANIANLGDKDYWGVPLTQTLGLGAPRTYQLSASVDF, from the coding sequence GTGTCCATCCGTACCTTGCACACACTCTCGTCCCCTGCCCTGGCATTGCCTGCGCTGCCGCGCACCCCGCTGGCACATGCCGTATTCATTGGCCTGGCCCTTGGTAGCTGCACACTGGCGCCAATCGCCGCACACGCCGACGCAGCCAACCCCCACGAGGCCGCTGAAGAAAAACCCGCCCCCCCGGAATTGCCCGCCACCCTGATCGACGCCCAAGCCAGCGCTGCCGATCCACTGCCACCGGTGTATGCCGGCGGCCAGGTGGCCACCGGCGGGCGGGTGGGCCTGCTGGGCAACAAAGACTTCATGGAAACGCCGTTCAGCACCGTCAGCTACACCGACACCTACATTCAGGATCTGCAGGCCCGGGACATCACCGACGTTATCGCCGCCACCGACCCGTCAGTGTTCAGCAACGGCCTGACCGGCACCTACAGCGAGAACTACTCGATCCGCGGCTTCCAGACCAGCGTCAGTGACATGACTATCGATGGCCTGTTCGGCATGGCCCCCTACTACCGCGCCTCACCCGAAATGTACGAACGCATCGAAGTACTCAAAGGCCCGTCGGCGCTGCTTAACGGCATGCCGCCCGGCGGTTCGGTGGGCGGTATTGTCAACCTGATTCCCAAGCGCGCTGGCGACACGCCGCTGACCCGGCTGACCGCCACCTACGCTTCCGATGCCCAGCTTGGCGGCCATGTCGACGTTGGCCGGCGCTTCGGTGAGGGCAACCAGTTTGGCGTGCGCTTCAACGGCATGTACCGCGACGGCGACACTGCCATCGACGATCAACGCCAGCGCAATGTGCTGTCTTCTCTGGCCCTGGACTGGCGTGGCGAACGTGGCAAGCTGTCGCTCGACCTGTTCGATACCGACGACCACATCAGCGGCCAGAACCGCGGCATGGGCCTGGCCGCTGGGGTACCAGTCCCCAAACCGCCAAAAAACGACACACTGCTCAACCCCGACTGGGCTTATGTGGAAACCAAGGACAAGGGCGTCATCCTGCGTGGTGAGTACGAGCTGAACGACCAGTTGCTGGCCTATGGCGCGGTCGGCACCAGCAAGACGGACTATCGCTACAGCGGCGCACTCACAGCAACGGTGAACAACAGCGCCGGTGATTTCACCACCGCGATGGGCCAGTTGCAGATGGAGATCCACAAGACTTCTGCCGAGGTGGGGCTGCGTGGCCATTTCGACACCTTCGGCATCAACCACCAATGGTCGGTCAACGCCACCCAGTACAGCGACACGCAAAAGGACTTCGGCCGCCGCGCCGCCGGCTCGAACTGGACGACCAATATCTACAACCCTGTCTGGGGCCCGAAGGTATCGGAGGCCTGGCCACTGATTGCCCACACGGAAAACGACCTGAAAAGTTATGGCATCGCCGACACCCTGTCGGTGCTGGATGACCGGGTGCAACTGACCCTCGGCGTACGTCGCCAGGAAGTGGTCACCGACACTTACAACACCAATACCGGTGCCCGCAACAAACCAGGCTATGACACCCACGCCACCACCCCTGCCGGGGCCATCCTGTTCAAGCTGACCGATGAGCTGTCGCTGTACGCCAACTACATCGAAGGCCTGAGCAAAGGCGCGGCCGCACCGATCACCGCTGCCAACTATGGCGACGTGTTCGCGCCGTACAAATCAAAACAGAAGGAAATCGGCCTCAAGCTCGACCTGGGCACCTTCAGCCACACCTTGGCGCTGTATGAAATCAAGCGCCCGGGCAGCTATACCGACCCGGTCACCAACATCTTTTCGTTCGGTGGCGAGCAGCGTAATCGGGGCGTGGAATGGAGCTTCTTCGGTGCCCCTCTGCCCGACGTGCGCCTGATGGGGGGCGTGGCTTATGTCGACCCCAAGCTGACCAAGACCGCAGGCGGTGCCAACGATGGCAAGACCGCCACGGCCTACCCCAAGGTGCAGGGCAAGCTGGGCATGGAGTGGGACATCCCCGGCCTGGATGGGCTGACCCTGACCGGCAACGTGACCTCACAGTCCAAGCAATACATCAATGCCGAGAACAGCCTGTCGATTCCGGGTTACACGATCTTCGACGTTGGCGCCCGCTTTGTGACCCAGGTCGCCAACAAGCCGGTCACCTTGCGAGCGAACATCGCCAACCTGGGGGACAAGGACTACTGGGGTGTGCCACTGACCCAGACCCTGGGGTTGGGGGCGCCGCGGACCTATCAGCTTTCGGCTAGCGTGGACTTCTAA
- a CDS encoding siderophore ABC transporter substrate-binding protein: MNRNHPANGWPLALLLAATLALHGCNEPTAATAAPANTTRHGDYTPLTVQHKLGTTVISQLPQRTVALDMNEVDFLDQLGVPVAGMPKDFVPDFLARYKDAGQTADVGSIVQPNLERVHAARPDLILITSLQANHYDELSEMAPTLHFDVDYRDSETGHVAMVRQHLLSLGQVFGKQGLAQRKADALEAKLAQARSVTRDRPERALVVLHNNGAFSAFGVQSRYGFIFNDLGVKPATTTLDTGLHGQPISSEFIQQANPDILYVVDRTAVMEHRPMMTADTLDNPLLRQTNAWKHGRVVFVDPQAWYVTAASPTSLALIADDVIRGYQD; this comes from the coding sequence ATGAACCGCAACCACCCCGCCAACGGCTGGCCATTGGCGCTACTGCTAGCCGCCACCCTCGCCCTGCACGGCTGCAACGAGCCCACGGCAGCCACAGCGGCACCGGCGAACACCACGCGCCATGGCGACTACACGCCGTTAACCGTACAGCACAAACTGGGCACCACAGTGATCAGTCAACTGCCACAGCGCACGGTGGCTCTGGACATGAACGAAGTGGACTTCCTCGACCAGTTGGGCGTACCCGTGGCGGGCATGCCCAAGGACTTCGTGCCGGACTTTCTTGCACGCTATAAGGATGCCGGGCAAACGGCAGATGTCGGCTCGATCGTGCAGCCCAACCTGGAGCGGGTGCATGCGGCGCGGCCTGACCTGATCCTGATCACCTCGCTGCAGGCCAACCACTATGACGAACTGAGCGAAATGGCGCCGACCCTGCACTTCGATGTGGACTATCGCGACAGCGAAACCGGGCATGTCGCCATGGTCAGGCAGCACCTGCTCAGCCTTGGGCAGGTGTTCGGCAAGCAAGGCTTGGCCCAGCGCAAGGCTGACGCACTGGAGGCCAAGCTGGCCCAGGCGCGCAGCGTCACCCGCGACCGCCCGGAGCGGGCCCTGGTGGTGCTGCACAACAACGGCGCCTTCAGCGCCTTCGGCGTGCAGTCGCGCTACGGCTTCATCTTCAATGACCTGGGCGTCAAGCCGGCCACCACTACCCTGGATACCGGCCTGCATGGCCAGCCGATTTCCAGTGAGTTCATCCAGCAGGCCAACCCCGACATCCTCTATGTGGTGGATCGCACCGCCGTCATGGAGCACCGCCCAATGATGACAGCAGACACCTTGGACAACCCCCTGCTGCGCCAGACCAACGCCTGGAAGCACGGCCGCGTGGTGTTCGTCGACCCGCAGGCCTGGTACGTCACGGCCGCCAGCCCGACCTCACTGGCTTTGATCGCGGATGACGTGATCAGGGGCTATCAGGACTAG
- a CDS encoding aldehyde dehydrogenase translates to MYTLEFWQQRASDLYLPAHALIDGKPVNAQDGATFAAINPATNNVLAQVAACGHAEVDLAVASARRAFEQGPWPRMAPGERKKVLLRLAELIMAHREELALLDSLNMGKPVMDAYNIDVPGSAHVFAWYGEALDKLYDQVAPTAANALATITREALGVVAAVVPWNFPLDMAAWKLAPALAAGNSVVLKPAEQSPFSALRLAQLALEAGVPEGVLNVVPGLGEQAGQALGLHPDVDCLVFTGSTQVGKYFMQYSAQSNLKQVWLECGGKSPNLVFDNCQDLDLAAEKAAFGIFFNQGEVCSANSRLYVQRAIHDEFIERLQAKARQWLPGNPLDPASRAGAIVDAGQTGRIEAAIVRAGQEGARLVCGGRRLTIEGSDNYIEPTIFAGVEGRMSLAREEVFGPVLAVSAFDTEEEAVRLANDSIYGLAASVWSDDFNQVHRVARALKAGTVSVNTVDALDVTVPFGGGKQSGFGRDLSLHSFDKYSQLKTTWYQLRG, encoded by the coding sequence ATGTACACTCTCGAATTCTGGCAACAACGCGCCTCGGACCTCTACCTTCCGGCCCATGCACTGATCGACGGCAAACCCGTCAACGCACAGGATGGCGCCACCTTTGCAGCCATCAACCCCGCCACCAACAACGTATTGGCACAGGTTGCCGCCTGCGGCCATGCCGAGGTCGACCTGGCTGTCGCCAGCGCCCGTCGAGCCTTCGAGCAAGGCCCCTGGCCGCGCATGGCGCCGGGCGAGCGCAAGAAAGTGCTGCTGCGGCTGGCCGAGCTGATCATGGCCCATCGTGAAGAACTGGCATTGCTGGACTCGCTGAACATGGGCAAACCGGTGATGGATGCCTACAACATCGACGTGCCGGGTTCTGCCCATGTGTTCGCCTGGTACGGCGAGGCGCTGGACAAGCTGTATGACCAGGTGGCGCCCACTGCTGCCAATGCGCTGGCCACCATCACCCGCGAAGCCCTCGGCGTGGTCGCTGCCGTGGTGCCATGGAACTTCCCGCTCGATATGGCCGCCTGGAAGCTGGCCCCGGCGCTGGCTGCCGGTAACAGCGTGGTACTCAAGCCCGCCGAGCAATCACCGTTTTCGGCCCTGCGCCTGGCCCAGCTGGCGCTGGAAGCCGGTGTGCCGGAAGGCGTGCTGAACGTGGTGCCGGGCCTGGGCGAGCAGGCCGGGCAGGCGCTGGGCCTGCACCCGGATGTGGACTGCCTGGTATTCACCGGCTCCACCCAGGTGGGCAAGTACTTCATGCAGTACTCGGCGCAGTCCAACCTCAAGCAGGTGTGGCTGGAGTGCGGCGGCAAGAGCCCAAACCTGGTGTTCGACAACTGCCAGGACCTGGACCTGGCTGCGGAAAAGGCCGCCTTCGGCATTTTCTTCAACCAGGGCGAGGTGTGTTCGGCCAACTCGCGGCTGTACGTGCAGCGTGCCATCCACGATGAGTTCATCGAGCGCCTGCAGGCCAAGGCTCGCCAGTGGCTGCCCGGTAACCCGCTGGATCCGGCGAGCCGCGCCGGGGCCATTGTCGATGCCGGGCAGACCGGCCGCATCGAGGCCGCCATTGTGCGTGCCGGGCAAGAGGGCGCGCGATTGGTGTGTGGCGGCCGACGCCTGACCATCGAAGGTTCGGACAACTACATCGAGCCGACCATTTTTGCCGGTGTCGAGGGCCGCATGAGCCTGGCGCGCGAGGAGGTGTTCGGCCCGGTACTGGCGGTCAGCGCCTTCGACACGGAAGAAGAAGCCGTGCGCCTGGCCAACGACAGCATCTATGGCCTGGCAGCCTCGGTGTGGAGCGACGACTTCAACCAGGTGCACCGGGTAGCGCGGGCGTTGAAAGCCGGTACCGTATCGGTGAACACAGTCGATGCGCTGGATGTGACGGTGCCGTTCGGTGGGGGCAAGCAGTCGGGGTTTGGCCGCGATCTGTCACTGCATTCGTTCGACAAGTATTCGCAACTCAAGACCACCTGGTACCAGTTGCGCGGCTGA
- a CDS encoding iron ABC transporter ATP-binding protein yields MITVHDLHKTYGSKEVLSGVSASFPRGQLTSLIGPNGAGKSTLLMMLARLLAPASGDIRLDGQSIDSIAIGDYARRVATLRQSVDFNLRLTVDELVAFGRFPYSRGALTAADRRAIDQAIAFLSLEPLRQAYLNELSGGQRQMAFLAMTIAQQTDYLLLDEPLNNLDMRHAVQIMRALRRLCDEFGRTVILVVHDINFAAAYSDCIVAMQGGRVHCSGSVEQVVTERQLHALYGLDFDITHSARGRLCNYFNPPGEQQ; encoded by the coding sequence ATGATTACTGTCCACGACCTGCACAAAACCTATGGCAGCAAAGAGGTGTTGAGCGGGGTAAGCGCCAGCTTCCCACGCGGGCAGCTGACCTCGCTGATCGGCCCCAATGGCGCCGGCAAGTCCACCTTGCTGATGATGCTGGCCCGGCTGCTGGCGCCTGCCAGCGGTGACATACGCCTGGACGGGCAAAGCATCGACAGCATCGCCATCGGCGACTATGCCCGGCGCGTGGCCACCCTGCGCCAGTCGGTCGACTTCAACCTGCGCCTGACCGTCGACGAACTGGTCGCGTTCGGCCGCTTCCCCTACAGCCGTGGTGCGCTCACCGCTGCAGACCGTCGGGCCATCGACCAGGCCATTGCCTTTCTGTCCCTGGAGCCGCTGCGCCAGGCCTACCTCAATGAACTCAGCGGCGGCCAGCGGCAAATGGCCTTTCTGGCCATGACCATCGCCCAACAGACCGACTATCTGCTGCTGGACGAGCCGTTGAACAACCTCGACATGCGCCACGCCGTGCAGATCATGCGCGCCCTGCGTCGGCTGTGCGACGAGTTCGGCCGCACGGTGATTTTGGTGGTGCACGACATCAACTTTGCAGCCGCCTACTCCGACTGCATCGTCGCCATGCAGGGTGGCCGTGTGCATTGCAGCGGCAGCGTCGAGCAGGTTGTGACCGAGCGACAGCTGCACGCGCTGTACGGGCTGGATTTCGACATCACCCACAGCGCGCGCGGCCGCCTGTGCAACTACTTCAACCCACCCGGAGAACAGCAATGA
- a CDS encoding iron chelate uptake ABC transporter family permease subunit: MKGRHCLWLAVVALATLFVFVNAGADFAYLIPKRLVRLAAMVIGGVCVACSAIAFQTLSGNRILTPAIMGYEAVYLLLQALLVLGMGVQGLILLGSDGNFLLSMLLMLGYSWALHRWLFRDGKNNVYFLLLVGLVLTMVMATFTQFVQLKVSPGEFSMLLGYTQASFNRASPQLLLYSAVLVAGVCVLLARAVPVLDVLALGRDQAISLGVDYRRNVRLLLALIAALVAVSTSLLGPTAFMGVFVANITYAMAGTFRHRVTLALGSAVAIAVFIAAQLLVEHVFNYRTTVGILVNLVCGTYFLALMVRNRGAA; this comes from the coding sequence ATGAAAGGCCGACACTGCTTGTGGCTGGCCGTGGTCGCTCTGGCCACACTGTTCGTGTTCGTCAACGCTGGGGCGGATTTCGCCTACCTCATCCCCAAGCGCCTTGTGCGCCTGGCGGCCATGGTGATCGGTGGCGTGTGCGTGGCCTGCTCCGCCATCGCCTTCCAGACCCTTTCCGGCAATCGCATCCTCACCCCGGCGATCATGGGCTACGAAGCCGTGTACCTGCTGCTGCAGGCGCTGCTGGTGCTGGGCATGGGCGTGCAGGGGCTGATCCTGCTCGGCAGTGACGGCAATTTCCTGCTCTCGATGCTACTGATGCTCGGCTACTCCTGGGCCCTGCACCGCTGGCTGTTTCGTGACGGCAAAAACAACGTGTACTTCCTGCTGCTGGTCGGCCTGGTGCTGACCATGGTCATGGCCACGTTCACCCAGTTCGTCCAGCTGAAAGTCAGCCCCGGCGAGTTCTCGATGCTGCTGGGCTACACCCAGGCTTCGTTCAACCGGGCATCGCCGCAGTTGCTGCTGTATTCGGCCGTGCTGGTGGCGGGCGTGTGTGTGCTGCTGGCCCGGGCCGTACCGGTGCTGGACGTGCTGGCACTCGGACGCGACCAGGCCATTTCACTGGGCGTGGACTACCGGCGCAACGTGCGCCTGCTGCTGGCGCTGATCGCAGCGTTGGTCGCGGTGTCGACCAGCCTGTTGGGGCCCACGGCATTCATGGGCGTGTTCGTCGCCAACATCACCTATGCGATGGCCGGTACCTTCCGCCACCGGGTCACCCTGGCCCTCGGCAGCGCCGTGGCCATTGCCGTGTTCATTGCCGCCCAGTTGCTGGTCGAGCATGTCTTCAACTACAGGACCACCGTCGGCATCCTCGTGAACCTGGTGTGTGGCACCTACTTCCTCGCCCTGATGGTGCGCAACCGGGGAGCCGCATGA
- a CDS encoding APC family permease translates to MHTTTSTAHSPAPHAPSQPGTSTGRFRKSMSMTALVLFGLAYMVPLAVFTTYGLVTQMTKGHLPTAYLLTLAAMLLTAYSYGRMVQAHPYSGSVYTYTRKAFGSHIGFITGWTLLLDYIFLPLLSYLLIGIYMSEYFPTIHAWVWVAGSIALVTFLNLIGIESITRVNWILVVVQLVFIIVFVALSILKLSGQAEPVSLLAPLHHDGFSVPLIMTGAAVLCLSFLGFDAVSTMAEETSNPTYRIPVAILAVSLIGGLLFLVVSYCAQMVFPDWGSFADPDSASVDVMRRMGGELLVTAFTATYVAGCFASAMVSQASVSRVLFAMGRDGALPRAFGQLVTKKRVPATAILVVSLLSLIALVITLDTVANMISFGALFAFSAVNLAVVKHYLVDQKLRGCRNCLLYGAIPGLGFLSTLWLWSSLTSLSFTIGLCWMGLGLLVLLGLTRALRVKLPELQMAE, encoded by the coding sequence ATGCATACAACAACAAGTACAGCCCATAGCCCCGCCCCGCATGCACCCTCGCAACCCGGCACCAGCACCGGCCGCTTCCGCAAGTCCATGAGCATGACCGCCCTGGTGCTGTTTGGCCTGGCCTACATGGTGCCCCTGGCCGTATTCACCACCTACGGGCTGGTCACCCAGATGACCAAAGGGCACCTGCCCACCGCCTACCTGCTCACGCTCGCCGCCATGCTGCTGACCGCCTACAGTTACGGCCGCATGGTCCAGGCCCACCCCTACTCCGGCTCGGTCTACACCTACACGCGCAAGGCCTTCGGCAGCCATATCGGCTTCATCACCGGTTGGACACTGCTGCTCGACTACATCTTTCTGCCGCTGCTCAGCTATCTGCTGATCGGCATCTACATGTCGGAATACTTCCCGACCATCCATGCCTGGGTGTGGGTAGCGGGTTCCATTGCCCTGGTCACCTTCCTCAACCTGATCGGCATCGAGTCGATCACCCGGGTCAACTGGATCCTGGTGGTGGTGCAACTGGTGTTCATCATCGTCTTCGTCGCTTTGTCCATTCTCAAGCTCAGCGGACAGGCGGAACCGGTGTCGCTGCTGGCCCCCTTGCACCACGATGGCTTCAGCGTGCCGTTGATCATGACCGGCGCCGCCGTGCTGTGCCTGTCGTTCCTCGGCTTCGATGCGGTGTCGACCATGGCTGAGGAAACCAGTAACCCGACCTACCGCATTCCCGTGGCGATTCTGGCGGTGTCGTTGATCGGCGGCCTGCTATTTCTGGTGGTGTCTTATTGCGCACAGATGGTGTTCCCCGATTGGGGCAGCTTCGCCGATCCGGATTCGGCGTCGGTTGACGTGATGCGCCGGATGGGCGGCGAGCTGCTGGTAACCGCCTTCACCGCTACCTACGTGGCGGGCTGCTTCGCCTCGGCCATGGTGTCCCAGGCCAGCGTGTCGCGCGTACTGTTCGCCATGGGCCGCGACGGCGCATTGCCACGGGCATTCGGCCAGTTGGTGACGAAAAAGCGCGTGCCAGCCACTGCCATCCTGGTGGTCAGCCTACTGTCGCTGATCGCCCTGGTGATCACCCTGGATACCGTGGCGAACATGATCAGCTTTGGCGCACTGTTCGCCTTCTCGGCGGTGAACCTTGCAGTGGTCAAGCACTACCTGGTTGACCAGAAACTGCGCGGTTGCCGCAACTGCCTGCTGTACGGCGCCATTCCCGGCCTGGGCTTTCTCAGCACGCTGTGGCTGTGGAGCAGCCTGACCAGCCTGTCGTTCACCATCGGCCTGTGCTGGATGGGCCTGGGCCTGTTGGTGCTACTGGGGCTGACCCGGGCGTTGCGCGTGAAGCTGCCAGAGTTGCAGATGGCCGAGTGA
- a CDS encoding helix-turn-helix transcriptional regulator yields the protein MTNQLLSEQWFEHQAKVTEAIGRPGFAASLFAALGVIRPIQATTVYLYPHDGMPCALFEQDDKAPWQPEGNVSRYLSGFYLLDPFYGACVEQVESGCYGLFEVAPDHFEVSEYYQSFYRHSHLEDELNYILQVAPGQSLAVSLAFTDKLDGQSRTRFGLITPWVLAVLGKHFAGLDSRAGRFENILEQRIHAALNNFGSSLLTERECRIAQLILRGHSTKSLAERLGVSEDTIKSHRKNVYAKLDIGTQSELFSLFIDALANAQGVLGKDPLESYMGKLR from the coding sequence GTGACCAATCAATTGCTTTCAGAACAATGGTTCGAGCACCAGGCCAAGGTCACCGAGGCGATCGGCCGGCCGGGCTTTGCCGCCAGCCTGTTTGCTGCACTGGGTGTGATCCGGCCGATCCAGGCGACCACGGTGTACCTGTACCCGCACGATGGCATGCCCTGTGCGCTGTTCGAGCAGGATGACAAGGCGCCCTGGCAGCCCGAGGGCAATGTCAGCCGCTACCTGTCGGGCTTCTACCTGCTCGACCCGTTCTACGGTGCTTGTGTGGAACAGGTCGAATCCGGTTGTTACGGCCTGTTCGAAGTGGCACCCGACCACTTCGAGGTCAGCGAGTACTACCAATCGTTCTACCGCCACTCGCACCTGGAGGATGAACTCAACTACATCCTGCAGGTGGCGCCCGGGCAAAGCCTGGCGGTGTCGCTGGCCTTCACCGACAAGCTGGATGGGCAAAGCCGCACGCGGTTCGGGCTCATCACGCCTTGGGTACTGGCGGTACTCGGCAAGCATTTTGCCGGGCTGGACAGCCGCGCAGGGCGCTTCGAGAACATCCTCGAGCAACGTATCCATGCCGCGCTGAACAATTTCGGCAGCTCGCTGCTGACCGAGCGTGAATGCCGTATCGCCCAGCTGATCCTGCGTGGCCACTCGACCAAGTCGCTGGCCGAGCGGTTGGGAGTGTCGGAGGACACCATCAAGTCGCACCGCAAGAACGTCTACGCCAAGCTCGACATCGGCACCCAGTCCGAACTGTTCTCCCTGTTCATCGATGCGCTGGCCAATGCCCAGGGCGTGCTGGGCAAGGACCCGCTGGAAAGCTACATGGGCAAGCTGCGCTGA